A stretch of Gouania willdenowi chromosome 21, fGouWil2.1, whole genome shotgun sequence DNA encodes these proteins:
- the appb gene encoding amyloid beta (A4) precursor protein b isoform X2 gives MGEQTAFLLVLVATLTLSSSEVPVDDTVMTEPQVAMFCGKLNMHINVQSGKWESDPSGTKSCIDTKEGILQYCQEVYPELQITNVVEANQPVSIPNWCKKGRKQCRSHSHIVVPYRCLVGEFVSDALLVPDRCKFLHQERMDQCESHLHWHTVAKESCGDRSMNLHDYGMLLPCGIDRFRGVEFVCCPTESEQEVNTAELEGEESDVWWGGAENEYSENSMERAADTETAAAEDDEDEDEEVDQIVDGDEEDEEDMLNERYSEERNANIAMTTTTTTTTESVEEVVRVPTTAPSPPDAMDHYLEAPGDDNEHTDFQKAKESLEAKHREKMSQVMREWEEAERQAKSLPRADKKALIQHFQEVVEALEQEAAGERQQLVETHMARVEALLNSRRRLALENYLSALQANPPRSRQVLSLLKKYVRAEQKDRQHTLKHYEHVRTVDPKKAAQIRPQVLTHLRVIDERMNQSVGLLYKVPSVAIDIQNQVAVIIQRVQSELSQQVSSLQSDGRVDGRVSYGNDALMPDQAYSSAPLDPGLNGLGFIHPESFNQPNTENHVEPVDARPIPDRGLPTRPVSALKPEESPEIRMETEQRQSAGYEVYHQKLVFFAEDVGSNKGAIIGLMVGGVVIATVIVITLVMLRKKQYTSIHHGVIEVDAAVTPEERHLAKMQQNGYENPTYKFFEQLQN, from the exons ATGGGGGAGCAAACGGCGTTTCTGCTCGTACTGGTGGCGACCTTGACGCTTTCATCATCCGAG GTACCGGTCGATGACACGGTGATGACCGAGCCTCAGGTGGCAATGTTCTGCGGGAAACTGAACATGCACATCAACGTCCAGAGTGGGAAATGGGAGTCGGATCCATCGGGCACCAAGAGCTGCATCGACACCAAAGAAGGCATCCTGCAGTACTGCCAGGAG GTGTACCCTGAGCTACAGATCACTAATGTAGTGGAGGCCAATCAGCCCGTCAGCATCCCCAACTGGTGCAAAAAAGGCCGCAAGCAGTGCCGCAGTCACTCACACATAGTGGTGCCGTACCGCTGCCTGG TTGGGGAGTTTGTGAGCGACGCCCTGCTCGTTCCAGACAGGTGTAAGTTTTTGCACCAGGAAAGAATGGACCAGTGTGAGAGTCACCTGCACTGGCACACTGTCGCTAAAGAA TCCTGTGGCGATCGCTCCATGAATCTCCATGACTACGGGATGCTGTTGCCGTGTGGCATCGACCGTTTCCGTGGGGTGGAGTTTGTTTGTTGCCCAACTGAGTCGGAGCAAGAGGTAAACACCGCTGAGCTGGAGGGGGAGGAGTCTGACGTCTGGTGGGGCGGAGCTGAAAACGAATATTCTGAAAACAG CATGGAACGCGCTGCAGACACAGAGACGGCCGCCGCAGAAGATGACGAAGACGAGGATGAAGAGGTGGATCAGATTGTTgatggtgatgaagaggatgaggaagaCATGTTGAATGAACGATACAGCGAGGAGCGTAATGCCAACATCGCCATGACGACCacgaccaccaccaccacagagTCGGTAGAGGAGGTGGTTCGAG TACCCACCACGGCCCCTAGTCCTCCAGACGCCATGGATCACTACCTCGAAGCCCCCGGGGACGACAATGAACACACCGACTTCCAAAAGGCCAAAGAAAGCCTGGAGGCCAAACATCGGGAAAAAATGTCCCAG GTGATGAGGGAGTGGGAAGAGGCTGAGAGACAAGCCAAGAGTCTTCCTCGCGCTGACAAGAAAGCCCTCATTCAG cacTTCCAGGAGGTGGTGGAGGCTCTGGAGCAGGAGGCAGCAGGAGAGAGGCAGCAGCTGGTGGAGACGCACATGGCACGGGTGGAGGCTCTGCTCAACAGCCGACGTCGCCTGGCTCTGGAAAATTACCTCAGCGCCCTTCAGGCTAATCCTCCTCGg TCCCGTCAGGTGTTGAGCCTGTTGAAGAAGTACGTCCGCGCAGAGCAGAAGGATCGGCAGCACACGCTCAAACACTACGAGCACGTCCGCACCGTGGATCCTAAGAAAGCTGCACAGATCAGACCTCAG GTATTGACCCACTTACGTGTGATCGATGAGAGGATGAATCAATCGGTGGGTTTGCTCTACAAGGTTCCCAGTGTCGCCATCGACATTCAAAACCAAGTCG CTGTGATTATCCAGCGGGTCCAGTCGGAGCTTTCTCAGCAGGTTTCCTCCCTGCAGAGCGATGGACGG GTGGACGGCAGGGTGAGCTACGGTAACGACGCCCTGATGCCCGATCAGGCctatagctccgcccccttgGATCCTGGACTGAACGGACTGGGCTTTATTCACCCTGAGAGCTTCAACCAGCCCAACACAGAGAACCACG TTGAGCCTGTGGATGCTCGTCCTATTCCAGACAGAGGACTCCCCACACGACCAG TGTCTGCCCTGAAGCCTGAGGAGAGTCCAGAAATACGAATGGAAACTGAACAGCGTCAGAGCGCAGGTTACGAAGTTTACCACcaaaaactg GTGTTCTTCGCAGAGGACGTAGGGTCCAACAAAGGTGCCATTATCGGGCTGATGGTCGGTGGGGTCGTCATAGCGACCGTCATTGTGATCACCTTGGTGATGCTGAGGAAGAAGCAGTACACTTCTATTCATCATGGAGTCATAGAG GTGGACGCCGCCGTGACGCCAGAGGAACGCCATCTGGCTAAGATGCAGCAGAACGGCTACGAGAACCCCACCTACAAGTTCTTCGAGCAGTTACAGAACTAA
- the appb gene encoding amyloid beta (A4) precursor protein b isoform X1, with translation MGEQTAFLLVLVATLTLSSSEVPVDDTVMTEPQVAMFCGKLNMHINVQSGKWESDPSGTKSCIDTKEGILQYCQEVYPELQITNVVEANQPVSIPNWCKKGRKQCRSHSHIVVPYRCLVGEFVSDALLVPDRCKFLHQERMDQCESHLHWHTVAKESCGDRSMNLHDYGMLLPCGIDRFRGVEFVCCPTESEQEVNTAELEGEESDVWWGGAENEYSENSMERAADTETAAAEDDEDEDEEVDQIVDGDEEDEEDMLNERYSEERNANIAMTTTTTTTTESVEEVVRAVCWAPADSGACHDMLERWYFAPEKGSCVPFLFGGCGGNRNNFDSEEYCLAVCSSSLPTTAPSPPDAMDHYLEAPGDDNEHTDFQKAKESLEAKHREKMSQVMREWEEAERQAKSLPRADKKALIQHFQEVVEALEQEAAGERQQLVETHMARVEALLNSRRRLALENYLSALQANPPRSRQVLSLLKKYVRAEQKDRQHTLKHYEHVRTVDPKKAAQIRPQVLTHLRVIDERMNQSVGLLYKVPSVAIDIQNQVAVIIQRVQSELSQQVSSLQSDGRVDGRVSYGNDALMPDQAYSSAPLDPGLNGLGFIHPESFNQPNTENHVEPVDARPIPDRGLPTRPVSALKPEESPEIRMETEQRQSAGYEVYHQKLVFFAEDVGSNKGAIIGLMVGGVVIATVIVITLVMLRKKQYTSIHHGVIEVDAAVTPEERHLAKMQQNGYENPTYKFFEQLQN, from the exons ATGGGGGAGCAAACGGCGTTTCTGCTCGTACTGGTGGCGACCTTGACGCTTTCATCATCCGAG GTACCGGTCGATGACACGGTGATGACCGAGCCTCAGGTGGCAATGTTCTGCGGGAAACTGAACATGCACATCAACGTCCAGAGTGGGAAATGGGAGTCGGATCCATCGGGCACCAAGAGCTGCATCGACACCAAAGAAGGCATCCTGCAGTACTGCCAGGAG GTGTACCCTGAGCTACAGATCACTAATGTAGTGGAGGCCAATCAGCCCGTCAGCATCCCCAACTGGTGCAAAAAAGGCCGCAAGCAGTGCCGCAGTCACTCACACATAGTGGTGCCGTACCGCTGCCTGG TTGGGGAGTTTGTGAGCGACGCCCTGCTCGTTCCAGACAGGTGTAAGTTTTTGCACCAGGAAAGAATGGACCAGTGTGAGAGTCACCTGCACTGGCACACTGTCGCTAAAGAA TCCTGTGGCGATCGCTCCATGAATCTCCATGACTACGGGATGCTGTTGCCGTGTGGCATCGACCGTTTCCGTGGGGTGGAGTTTGTTTGTTGCCCAACTGAGTCGGAGCAAGAGGTAAACACCGCTGAGCTGGAGGGGGAGGAGTCTGACGTCTGGTGGGGCGGAGCTGAAAACGAATATTCTGAAAACAG CATGGAACGCGCTGCAGACACAGAGACGGCCGCCGCAGAAGATGACGAAGACGAGGATGAAGAGGTGGATCAGATTGTTgatggtgatgaagaggatgaggaagaCATGTTGAATGAACGATACAGCGAGGAGCGTAATGCCAACATCGCCATGACGACCacgaccaccaccaccacagagTCGGTAGAGGAGGTGGTTCGAG CTGTGTGTTGGGCTCCGGCTGATTCCGGCGCGTGTCATGACATGCTGGAGCGCTGGTACTTCGCGCCTGAGAAAGGCAGCTGTGTCCCCTTCTTGTTTGGGGGCTGTGGGGGCAACAGGAATAACTTTGACTCAGAGGAGTACTGCCTAGCTGTCTGCAGCAGCTCGT TACCCACCACGGCCCCTAGTCCTCCAGACGCCATGGATCACTACCTCGAAGCCCCCGGGGACGACAATGAACACACCGACTTCCAAAAGGCCAAAGAAAGCCTGGAGGCCAAACATCGGGAAAAAATGTCCCAG GTGATGAGGGAGTGGGAAGAGGCTGAGAGACAAGCCAAGAGTCTTCCTCGCGCTGACAAGAAAGCCCTCATTCAG cacTTCCAGGAGGTGGTGGAGGCTCTGGAGCAGGAGGCAGCAGGAGAGAGGCAGCAGCTGGTGGAGACGCACATGGCACGGGTGGAGGCTCTGCTCAACAGCCGACGTCGCCTGGCTCTGGAAAATTACCTCAGCGCCCTTCAGGCTAATCCTCCTCGg TCCCGTCAGGTGTTGAGCCTGTTGAAGAAGTACGTCCGCGCAGAGCAGAAGGATCGGCAGCACACGCTCAAACACTACGAGCACGTCCGCACCGTGGATCCTAAGAAAGCTGCACAGATCAGACCTCAG GTATTGACCCACTTACGTGTGATCGATGAGAGGATGAATCAATCGGTGGGTTTGCTCTACAAGGTTCCCAGTGTCGCCATCGACATTCAAAACCAAGTCG CTGTGATTATCCAGCGGGTCCAGTCGGAGCTTTCTCAGCAGGTTTCCTCCCTGCAGAGCGATGGACGG GTGGACGGCAGGGTGAGCTACGGTAACGACGCCCTGATGCCCGATCAGGCctatagctccgcccccttgGATCCTGGACTGAACGGACTGGGCTTTATTCACCCTGAGAGCTTCAACCAGCCCAACACAGAGAACCACG TTGAGCCTGTGGATGCTCGTCCTATTCCAGACAGAGGACTCCCCACACGACCAG TGTCTGCCCTGAAGCCTGAGGAGAGTCCAGAAATACGAATGGAAACTGAACAGCGTCAGAGCGCAGGTTACGAAGTTTACCACcaaaaactg GTGTTCTTCGCAGAGGACGTAGGGTCCAACAAAGGTGCCATTATCGGGCTGATGGTCGGTGGGGTCGTCATAGCGACCGTCATTGTGATCACCTTGGTGATGCTGAGGAAGAAGCAGTACACTTCTATTCATCATGGAGTCATAGAG GTGGACGCCGCCGTGACGCCAGAGGAACGCCATCTGGCTAAGATGCAGCAGAACGGCTACGAGAACCCCACCTACAAGTTCTTCGAGCAGTTACAGAACTAA